Proteins encoded within one genomic window of Pseudorasbora parva isolate DD20220531a chromosome 3, ASM2467924v1, whole genome shotgun sequence:
- the LOC137071773 gene encoding uncharacterized protein — protein MKTGSCSGAGSTGRFDSATLFQLSKMGPEDDPEAFIDLFERSAESRGWPRSDWPMRLLPLLSGEAQVAAHQLPVWNLLVYEDLKRAILQRVGRSPEQHRQRFRTLTLDDSGRPFAFAHQLRDSCRKWLMAGGSDVDGILDRVVLEQFVARLPQQTAQWVQCHRPTSLNQAIQLAEDQLVACLGVGEHLPSASLSLSPAKNPPLSRPIPFPRSRGGVPPKPAPRWRTGGSGEPRPPPRPAPRGGATAADTVSSPSNPALSPRQSVDLLPATRAAVRPGPACWRCGDPGHFIDQCPIMEVGALVRVPDAPQAALDQAGLYLIP, from the exons ATGAAGACCGGGagctgttccggagctggatcgacCGGGAGATTCGACTCGGCGACCCTGTTCCAGCTCTCAAAGATGGGGCCTGAGGATGACCCGGAGGCATTCATCGACCTCTTTGAGAGGTCCGCCGAGTCCAGGGGATGGCCCCGCTCGGACTGGCCTATGCGGCTCCTGCCATTGCTGTCCGGGGAGGCGCAGGTAGCCGCCCACCAACTGCCAGTCTGGAATCTCCTGGTCTATGAAGACCTAAAACGCGCCATTCtacagcgggtcggccggagtCCGGAACAACATCGACAACGTTTCCGGACCCTGACCCTTGACGACTCCGGCCGGCCCTTCGCCTTCGCgcaccagctccgggactcctgcCGCAAGTGGCTGATGGCAGGTGGAAGCGACGTCGATGGCATCCTAGATCgagtggtactggagcagttcgtCGCGCGGCTTCCCCAACAGACCGCGcaatgggtccagtgccaccgcccGACGTCGCTGAACCAGGCCATCCAATTGGCGGAGGATCAGCTGGTGGCGTGCCTCGGGGTCGGCGAACACTTACCatctgcttctctctctctctctcctgctaAAAATCCCCCTCTCTCTCGCCCTATCCCTTTTCCCAGGTCTCGCGGGGGAGTGCCGCCCAAACCGGCCCCAAGATGGCGGACGGGCGGATCTGGGGAGCCTCGGCCACCTCCCCGCCCGGCACCGAGGGGAGGGGCGACAGCGGCGGACACTGTCTCTTCTCCCTCCAATCCCGCtctctctccacgccaatcTGTTGATCTGCTTCCGGCCACTAGGGCGGCGGTGAGGCCTGGGCCAGCTTGTTGGCGCTGCGGGGATCCGGGACATTTCATTGATCAGTGCCCCATCATGGAGGTGGGCGCGCTGGTCCGGGTCCCCGACGCGCCGCAAGCTGCCCTCGATCAAGCTGGATTGTACCTAatacct TAA